In the Malaclemys terrapin pileata isolate rMalTer1 chromosome 12, rMalTer1.hap1, whole genome shotgun sequence genome, one interval contains:
- the SDC4 gene encoding syndecan-4, with translation MQLLSARHPGALCAALLLLVAASAVSAESVRETETMDPERYGEDYFSSGALPDDEDISDLRPDLTEESDWFSGSGDDDDDAEDDMTSTTEESPMLSSDNYIPEDTGKGTKDADENLVVENELTPRKVLPPEELNPSNKISMASTANSSLFERTEVLAALIAGGAVGLLFAVFLILLLVYRMKKKDEGSYDLGKKPIYKKAPTNEFYA, from the exons ATGCAGCTGCTGTCAGCAAGGCACCCCGGGGCGCTCtgcgccgctctgcttctcctggTAGCCGCCAGCGCCGTCTCCGCCGAGTCG GTGAGAGAAACTGAGACCATGGACCCAGAGAGGTATGGAGAGGACTATTTCTCTTCTGGAGCCTTgccagatgatgaagatatcagTGACCTCAGGCCTGACTTGACCGAAGAGAGTGACTGGTTTTCTGGTTctggagatgatgatgatg ATGCTGAAGATGACATGACTTCAACCACTGAAGAGAGTCCTATG CTCTCGAGTGACAACTATATCCCTGAAGATACTGGTAAGGGGACAAAGGATGCGGATGAAAACTTGGTGGTAGAGAATGAACTAACTCCACGTAAAGTCTTGCCCCCTGAGGAACTGAACCCGTCCAACAAGATTTCCATGGCCAGCACAGCTAACAGCAGCCTCTTTGAGAGAACAGAAGTTCTTGCAG CTCTTATTGCaggtggggcagtggggctgctgTTTGCTGTCTTCCTGATCCTCCTGTTGGTTTATCGCATGAAGAAAAAGGATGAGGGGAGTTATGATCTTGGCAAAAAACCAATCTACAAGAAAGCCCCTACAAATGAATTCTACGCTTAA